GGTGAAACGGGAAGTTCTCATCGGACAACTCTCCAGCAAAGAGCAAATCATCCTGCCCGGTGCTGCAGCGTTGGGGGGCATGCTGATCCCGGCCTGTATTTACGCCTTGCTCAACCATGGCGACTCTATTGCCTTGGACGGCTGGGCAATCCCTGCAGCAACAGACATTGCTTTTGCCCTTGGCGTTCTGGCCTTATTGGCTAAGCGAGTGCCGTCATCATTGAGAATCTTCCTGCTGGCTTTGGCCATCATGGACGATCTGGGGGCCATCATTATTATCGCCCTCTTTTATTCCAGCGATCTATCCATGATCATGCTGGTTCTCGCTGCCATCTGTGTCGCCATCCTCTTTGTTCTCAATCGCTTGCAGGTGACCTACCTTGCCAGCTACCTCTGGGTCGGTGCCTTGCTCTGGGTCCTGGTCCTAAAATCCGGAGTTCATGCGACCCTGGCAGGGGTAGTGCTGGCGTTTGCCATTCCGTTGCACGGAAAAGACAATTCCGGGCATTCACCGCTGGAGACGCTCGAACATAGCTTGCAACCCTGGGTCAGTTTCTTTATTTTGCCTGTTTTTGCCTTTGCTAACGCCGGAATCCCCTTGACCGGCATCGGCTTCGACACTCTTTTTCAATCGGTTCCTCTGGGCATTATGCTGGGATTGCTGGTCGGTAAGCTGGTGGGCGTTTTCGGGTTTTCCTATATGGCAATAAAACTGGGAATGGCCAGGTTACCAATCGCTGCGACCTGGCAGCATATGGCTGGAGTCGCGGCTTTATGTGGGATAGGGTTTACCATGAGTCTGTTTATCGGCGGGCTGGCCTTTCAGCATACCGGTGGAGACGCCAGAACCTACCTGACCACCCACCGAATCGGCATTTTGGCAGGCTCCCTGCTGTCCGGCCTGTTCGGCTACCTGATTTTGCAACAGGCTGACAGACGCAACCGAAAAACCCAGACACAACTCTGAACCGGTTATTTTGAACATAATCCTGCGCCGGAAAAGAAATCCGCACGGTCAGAGTCAATTTTTCAAAATTCAAGAATAACGACTGCAGCTGTTGCGGCTTATTTAACTGCTTGTTCGCAGCAGTTTGACCGGAATTTCATCGACATGGAGTGCTGTTTCGCAGATGTTGTCAGGAAGATAGGAAAAGGCATATAAACAACAAGGGCTTACAGCTATTAACCGTAAGCCCTTGTTTTATAATGGCTCCCCATTCTGTCTGAATCTGGGCACTGGATTGAGTCAGTTTCTATTCGTTGAAAGCATAGTCTTATGTTGCCTATTTTGGGTAGGTATGCAGCCAGGTCGAAACAACGGTTAAAGCGATACTTGTACTCACAAAGGTAGCGGTAAGCATATTTTTCATACAATAACACTCTTAATTGGCTTGACTACGTATCCCATGTCTCGGTAGCCACGCTGACGTTTGTTCCACATTCGAGCAAGTTGTGGCTGATCGATCTCGGCGTAGTCGTAAATACGAACATTCTGTTTATCTGTGTGTTCTCGGTGTAGACGGCCGGCATACTGCTGCAAGGTCCCCCTCCAAGAAATAGGCATGGCCAGTACCAACGTATCGAGCGGTGGATGGTCAAAACCTTCACCGATCAAGCGCCCGGTGGCAAGCAGAACTCTCGGGGCGGACTCATCCAATGCCTCCAGTTCTTCAAACACCGATCTTCGCTGTTTTTTCGTCAAGCGTCCATGCAGGATAAAACAGTACTCGACCTCATTTCCCAGCATCTCTCGCAAGAGCGGCAGATGATCGGTCCTCTCGGTGAGCACCAACACCTTTCTTCCTTCCTGATAGGCGCTTAACACATCACCAGCGATACGTCGATTGCGGGTCACATCATTGGCGAGGATGCGGAACACATCCTGAATCTGTGAATCCTGCGGCATCTCGGGCGCAGGTAGAACTATTGGCCTGACCTCCAGTTGCGCGGGGGCTGTTTCTGGCGTTGATGCACTGTGCCGTATCGGCCCGCATTGCATGAAAATAATCGGCTGATGGCCATCGCGACGTATCGGGGTAGCGGTCAGACCCACCACATATCTCGCCTTAGCCTGCTTTAGGATCGCCTCGAAGGAAAAGGCTGACAGATGATGACATTCATCGATGATGATCTGCCCGTACTGATCAAGCAACTCCCCCAGGTCTTCCCGCCGCGACAATGACTGCATGACGGCAATGTCGATCTTGCCGGAGGGCTTCTTTTTGCCGGCGCCGATGACACCCAAACTTCCTTTGGGGATTTCCAAAAATCCTGCCAGTCGCTCCTGCCACTGGCGCAGCAATTCAGTCCGGTGGACAAGGACCAGTGTGCTGGCTTTACGCCAAGCAATCAGAGCAGCAGCGGCAACTGTTTTGCCGAAGGCCGTCGGGGCGCAAAGCACGCCGACCTCGTGTTTGAGCATCTCCCGCAGCGCTGTCTTCTGATCCTTGCGCAAGGTACCAATGAACTTAGCCGTCATTCTCCGTCCGTCCAAGCGCTTATCCTGCAGTCCGGGACAGATGTCGTTCTCCTGTAACAACTCTAGAACCGCATCAAGGCAGCCCCGGGGCAGGCCAATATGCTGGGGGAAATTCTCGGCACAGCCAATGATGCGTGGTTTGTTCCACACCGGCAGTCGCATGCTCTGGGCCTTGTAAAACTCCGGATTCTGAAAAGCAGCAAGCCGAATAAGGCGGTTAGACAGCGGCAGTGGTAGGTCGGCTTTTGCAATGAAAATCTGGTTAGCCAGCACCAGTGGCAGCAATTTCGGTAGCGGACCGGCAATTCTCGCGGGCATGAGTGAAGGACGTTGCCAGGGTTTACTGCCTTCTTCTTCAGTGGCAAATGACACATCCAGAGGATGCCGGCCGCTGCTAGCCCTCAGCATAGCACCTTCTAGGTCTCGTCGCGATATTGGACAAATGGACGCCAGAAATGCCCACTGATCAGGATAAGGCTCGAGTTGTTCATCAACGAAAACACTGTGCCCCAACTCTCTCGGTAGCTTCTGCAATGGCAATGCGATCAGGTTACCGAAGCCGCCCTTGGGCATTGAGTCCTGATTAGGAAACAGGCGGTCGTAGCTCGCAAGCGATAATTGCCGGGTACGGTCGCAGGTATGGCTGATCAATGCGGACCCGAGCTGCCGAGCCTCGCAGGCCGGAACCGGCTCGGAAAAAAAGATCCAGGCATGAGCACCATTCCCTGAACGGGAAATCTCCAGCGCCGCCGAAATACTGAGCTCCCGGCAGGATTGCAGGAAGGCCTTGCCATCCTCCTTCCAGTCGGCTTCATCAAAATCAGCCGCCAAAAAGTAACAGCGGTCATCAGTCAAAAGAGGATAGACACCGATGGTCTGATTCCCCGCCAGATGGTCATAGATCACCCTATCAGTTACCGGCAGCAACTTGCGCTGTTTGCAGTCGCTGCATTTCACCCGAGGCTTGTGGCAAACCCCGGGCTTCCATTCATTGCCGCAGGCGGGTGAATAGCCGGACGTGCCCTTAGTCGACTCCCAACGCTGGGGGTAGACATCTTCCCGTCCTCGGAACAGGCGACGGAACAGGGCGATCTTGTCATCGGTGGTAAAATGGGGCTGGGCTGGTGGGGATTCCGTTGTGGAGGGAACAGGTTCAGATATGGCTGGCTCTCCCCAAGCAATACCATGACTAGTCAGCAGTTCCTTGAGGCGGGCATTCTCCTCGCGTAGCCGCCGTAACTCATGCTGTTCATTTATCCGCGGATCATTCTTCAGCAAATCCCATACTCCGCCATCAGATCGCCCATATCATCGCCAACACCCCATCCCCAGTTCTGGCCTTTTTTCCAAACACGTTCGAGCCGCTCAATAAAAATTACCTGCTGACCTTGCTCAAGCGCCACAATCGCTTTCAGCGCCTGCTCGAACATGCTCACCAATGCATTAAAATATTCTTCGTAATCCACGCAGCAGAAACCGAGAAAAGTTGCACAGGATTCGCAATAAAAGACGCTCAACTCCGCTATACCCTCCAGACGACCTATCGCCTTCTTGTAATCGGAGATCGCTTTCTTAGCCTTGGAGGTCGATATGTCCTGATTATTCATCACGTCCGGACAAACCCAGCGATCAATGGTGGCCTTGTACGGTCCGAGCACATCTTCACCTATGGAGAAGCGCGCATGGAGAAAAGCTTGGTTATTCTTGTTAGCAGAGTAGAGGTCCTGAATCAGTCCGAGCAACGCCGGTCGATCAAGATTTGCAAGATAGCGTTTAAGATCGCTCCAGACAGGTTTCTTCTTTCTCTGTTTCGTCATGAGTTCCGCAACCTTCGTTTTTAGGCCCCCAAAAGTTAAGGAGGAGTCATTTGGGCGAGTTGTGGACTGGCTCTGCTTTTAAACGAACACCAAGGGCAGAGCAGACCTTATTGATGGTATCGAAACGTGGTTTAGCATTCGGGCGCAATGCTTTGTAAAGTGCTTCCCGAGTCAACCCTGCCTCTTTCGCCACCTCAGCCATACCTCTGGCCTTTGCAGCGACACCAAGAGCATGGGCCAATTCAGCTGCGTCACCATCTTCAATGACAAGGCTTATATAAGCGGCAATATCCTCTTCGCTCTTGAGTTGTTGTGCCATGTCGAATTCTGGGAGATCTGAAATCTTTATTTTTTTTGCACTCATTGTCAATCCTCCAGCAATGCCGATCTTTGTTTAGCCTTGGTGATATCAGCTTGCTGCGAACTCTTGCTACCACCACCAAGCATCACGATCAAAACGTCCCCCCGCGGTACATAGTACATTCTCCAGCCCGGACCGAAAAATTCCCGCATTTCATAGATACCATCACCGACAGGCTTGATATCTCCAAGATTACCATTGGCCGCCCTATCCAACCTACGCGCGAGCCTCAATCTGGTCATGCGGTCTTTGATACCGCCTAACCAATCATCAAATTCAGGGAGAGTTTTTATCGTATACATAGTGGCATTGTAATCGAACGATTACAGACAGTCAAGTTTCAGAATGCTGACAAATGCCATATCCAAAACAAATCAAACGTCCTTACTCTTGGACCATAGCCAAAAAAGGCCATGCAGGGCTCGAACTCATTAACTGCCCGATTTTACATATTTTATTCAATTTTAGAAAATTTCCAACGGGATGTTGCTTTGGGACAAGAAATGAAAACGGCCGATTTCACGTAGGAAATCGGCCGCCTCTATAATGGCTCCCTCTGCTGGGCTCGAACCAGCGACAATCTGATTA
This genomic window from Pelobacter seleniigenes DSM 18267 contains:
- the nhaA gene encoding Na+/H+ antiporter NhaA, whose amino-acid sequence is MAKTIALFFKKESSVGILLMIATLLAIVLANSPFARVYDYFLDTPFEVRLGNQLHIAKPLLLWINDGLMAVFFVLIGLEVKREVLIGQLSSKEQIILPGAAALGGMLIPACIYALLNHGDSIALDGWAIPAATDIAFALGVLALLAKRVPSSLRIFLLALAIMDDLGAIIIIALFYSSDLSMIMLVLAAICVAILFVLNRLQVTYLASYLWVGALLWVLVLKSGVHATLAGVVLAFAIPLHGKDNSGHSPLETLEHSLQPWVSFFILPVFAFANAGIPLTGIGFDTLFQSVPLGIMLGLLVGKLVGVFGFSYMAIKLGMARLPIAATWQHMAGVAALCGIGFTMSLFIGGLAFQHTGGDARTYLTTHRIGILAGSLLSGLFGYLILQQADRRNRKTQTQL
- a CDS encoding TOTE conflict system archaeo-eukaryotic primase domain-containing protein yields the protein MLKNDPRINEQHELRRLREENARLKELLTSHGIAWGEPAISEPVPSTTESPPAQPHFTTDDKIALFRRLFRGREDVYPQRWESTKGTSGYSPACGNEWKPGVCHKPRVKCSDCKQRKLLPVTDRVIYDHLAGNQTIGVYPLLTDDRCYFLAADFDEADWKEDGKAFLQSCRELSISAALEISRSGNGAHAWIFFSEPVPACEARQLGSALISHTCDRTRQLSLASYDRLFPNQDSMPKGGFGNLIALPLQKLPRELGHSVFVDEQLEPYPDQWAFLASICPISRRDLEGAMLRASSGRHPLDVSFATEEEGSKPWQRPSLMPARIAGPLPKLLPLVLANQIFIAKADLPLPLSNRLIRLAAFQNPEFYKAQSMRLPVWNKPRIIGCAENFPQHIGLPRGCLDAVLELLQENDICPGLQDKRLDGRRMTAKFIGTLRKDQKTALREMLKHEVGVLCAPTAFGKTVAAAALIAWRKASTLVLVHRTELLRQWQERLAGFLEIPKGSLGVIGAGKKKPSGKIDIAVMQSLSRREDLGELLDQYGQIIIDECHHLSAFSFEAILKQAKARYVVGLTATPIRRDGHQPIIFMQCGPIRHSASTPETAPAQLEVRPIVLPAPEMPQDSQIQDVFRILANDVTRNRRIAGDVLSAYQEGRKVLVLTERTDHLPLLREMLGNEVEYCFILHGRLTKKQRRSVFEELEALDESAPRVLLATGRLIGEGFDHPPLDTLVLAMPISWRGTLQQYAGRLHREHTDKQNVRIYDYAEIDQPQLARMWNKRQRGYRDMGYVVKPIKSVIV
- a CDS encoding addiction module antidote protein, which produces MSAKKIKISDLPEFDMAQQLKSEEDIAAYISLVIEDGDAAELAHALGVAAKARGMAEVAKEAGLTREALYKALRPNAKPRFDTINKVCSALGVRLKAEPVHNSPK
- a CDS encoding type II toxin-antitoxin system RelE/ParE family toxin, with translation MYTIKTLPEFDDWLGGIKDRMTRLRLARRLDRAANGNLGDIKPVGDGIYEMREFFGPGWRMYYVPRGDVLIVMLGGGSKSSQQADITKAKQRSALLED